In the genome of Sebastes fasciatus isolate fSebFas1 chromosome 23, fSebFas1.pri, whole genome shotgun sequence, the window ACATAAAATATTGTGTGATCCTTAAAAAGTCtccataaataataatgaatgaactAGCATATGCAAAAAAATGGCATTAGCATTACGTTGAGTGGATTTATTCTCTTACCGAGCGGTTCGTCGGCCACGGAGATACGCAGGCACAGTGGACGCGGCAGCGAGAGGCGAGCCCGGCTTTGAATAGGCGCGTCAGGGATGAAGGTGACTGGGCCGTGCTCTGGGCAGTCTGAGGTATACGAGCGCTCACACAGTGTGCACCCTGGAAGATGATGACAGCACAAAGGTTACTACAGGTGACAGTCGCTTATACAACGACAAGTTGTTATTTAAATGATATATCTTTTGCTGAATTATAGTATTTTCCAAAGCTTTAGAGCTGGATGTGATTTCCAATACACATCTAGAAAATATGATTTTCAAATCTATTGATGTATCCAGTTTTTTAATGTCAAAAGAGACTATCACCAATACACACTCACAGATGGTGAAGGCAGTGACCATGTTCTCCTTGTTGGAGGTAGAATCCTCCAGCTGCAGGGTGGAGTTGACCAGCACCAGGTTGTTTTCTGGCCCCAGCGACACCTCCGTGGTGATGGGGGACACGTTCACCGCCTCCAGCCCCATCCCAGAGTGTCCGTGGAGCGACACCGGCTCCAGCTGGCCCTGGCTCGCCATGGAGCCGGTGAGCACCACGCTGACGACGCCCGAGTTCAGCTCCCCGTTTGTGTGGAGCTGCTCTCCAAGTCCTCCGGCTCCCCCTCCCCCAGCGTTCCCCACCCGGCCCCCCATATGATCCGGCTCCATCACCACCGGTAGTTCGAGAACAGGGGGTCCGTGGAGGGGCATCACCCCGCCAGATGAGTCCACCCCACTCAGTCCCTCGTGTGGCTGAGGCTGCCGTCCCCCTCcgagctgctgctggctgtcaGACACCACGACGACTCCGTCCATGGTGGCCAGCTCCTCTCCCATCCGGTCAGGGGACATGGGGCTGCTGACACGCGACTCCATGGCCAATCCTGAGTCCAGCTCATGAGCACCGGTCTGGTGGAGGTCTCCCTGGCCGCTGACCTGTCTGGAGTCCATGGGCACCAGGCCCTGCTCCAGTGGGCCTCCGGGGCCACTGTAGGGATCCAGACCTGAGGGGTTGTTGCTGGACACTGACAGGGTCCCATCCATGTTAAGGCTGCTGGGATGAATGTATTGAGGTGGTGGACGGTCTGCCAGATAGGACAGGATACCTACAACAGGGAAGAAAGAGGGAACTTGATGAGAGCTGAAACTGAAAGTACCGAGTAGCATGATTGATCCATTAACTCAAATCAAATTAGAGCATCTGGGAcagcggtcagcaacctttactatcaagagAGCCAatgtaggcaaaaaaaaatctgtctggagctgcaaaacatttagAAATTGTGATGAAAGAAATACAGcctatagtctaagtatatagtatataaaggCCAAAGtacaaatgtactacggagtattagggccacattgaggggaaaaaatctgagattttgagaataaaatcataacttaaagagaaaaaatgtcggaatattacgagaataaagtcataacttaacgagacaaaaatttgtaatataacgaggataaagtcataactttacgagaaaaaatttgtaatataacgaggataaagtcataactttacgagaaaaaagttgtaatattacgagaaaaaagtcataactttacgagaaaaaagttgtaatactacgagaataaagtcataactaaaagaaaaaaagtcgtaatattacgagaataaagtcataaatttacgagaataaaagttgtaatataacgagaataaagtcatatctttacaagaaaaaaagtcataaaattacgagaataaagtcataactttacgagaaaaaaagaaaataagtaaaattactactttataacaTTATGATTTTgttctcgtaatctcagatttttttttttcctcaatgtggccctaatactgtcgtaccgtcgtaccatagacctacaacaatgatgaataaaaatgaaaatgtaaacaaaaaaacagctatTCATTTCCAAATTAAATTGCAAATCCcgagggagccactggagaggggctaaagagccgcaggttgctgacccctgatctggCATAAAGCCTAATTAAACAAGCATCCGTACCACAAGAATCTGTCCGACTGCTTTGAGAACTTCAACACAGATAGATGAGATATATATTTCACACAAACAGTACTCCACCTGGCAATATGTGTCGGAAGTAGCTGCTCTCCAGGTGGGGGTATGGAGGCGGCGGCAGAGAGTAGTTCCTCTCTGGCAGGCCGcacatcactcctctgtcactcagCGGACCCATGGGGAGCATCAGCGAGAGGGCAGAGGGAAGGGAACCCAGGGAAGGACCCAGGCTGGGGATGGCCACTGGCATGCCTGATAATAAACCAAGATTCAATTCAGCAAAGAGAGAAGGGCTGGAGCCTGAGACTACTGCACAGATCCTTATCCGATCCAAGAGATGTTAAAATATAATGCAGAATTACTATCTTATATTGTTGAGCAGTTTATCTCCCTGCATATCAAACATGCTTCATTCTGACAACTGGAACGGGCAAACCTAAACATGACATCTATGACAGTAATCTGCAAAGATCAATCACTGAATATGTGATGCTTAGTCTTATAATGGTGTATTAGGTCTAGTGTGTTTTCCCAGCTTGAGCTAACAGGCCTGGCTGTGTAGTGTCTTCCATACCTGCAGTGGAAATGGTGTTGTGTGTGGGGGAGGTGGGCAGACCCAGGTGGCTGGCACTCACTGAGGGCACACTGAGCTGGTCCATGCCCACAGGACTTAGGTTCATGTCGTTCATCCTGGAGGAACAACAGAGTTGTtggctaagctgtcatccatgatggagaatgacatgcaggacaccctctcagcactggagagctccttcagcgacaggctgctccacccaaagtgtgtgaaggagcgctatcacaggtccttccttcctgcagctgtcagactccagcaccagcactgctcccagtagatcacatacacaccaaaaactgacaataacctgatgtTTTCAGGtgaaatttcatttcattctcactgtgcaatatcattttccacttgtgcaatttgttaatagtctgtttattatcaatactgtatatactgctcctatttttatacgtccttctatttaaatgattcatattttgttacactttgtttagctcttttttactgtgttagctgatgcatcttgttttttgcactatcccctttgctgctgtacactgcacattaacaccactgcgggactaataaaggaatatctgatctgatcttatcttaaacAGAGAAACAGCAACAAGCTAAATAACATCCAAACAGTTAGCTGATTGTTTGGGTTTCTGGCTGCTGTTTAGACACAGTTAGTAACATTAAGACATGAATTTAAGTTCTGTTATCTTGTAATTAGTGTAAATGTTCGATTAAGTAAGCCCTTATATGTAATTGTTAGCAAGTAAAGACACACAGGTGATCGTGCAGTGTGAGCTAGCTCCGTTAGTTTACCTGAAGTCAACAGCTGATCATCAGTAACTGAGTCCTGCTGAAAGCTGCTTTCATTCTTCTCTCCCTGTGAAGGAAAACACCTGGGATGAAAACAAGGCGACTTTAAACTAAATGCAAATTACAATTCTTCTACAAAAGCAACAGCTGGAACAGCAGGTAGCAGGTAGCATGCAACTCAACATGACTTGTTAGTAACTAACGTGAGTTATTAAACATCACACTGCTAAAGTTATTAGCATGGCTAACTCACATCAACACAGTGTCAGAGCAGAGACACATCACGTGTTTCAGCTGGGTTAAAGCAAAGAAATACCTGTCACGACTGAACGGGTTGCTTCATTACAAGAATAGGGGTTATATGAGAAGGAAGAAGccttgaaaacaacaacaacataccaGCAGCACAATAATACCTCCATGAACGAGGCCATGACAGCATACTGCTCTTAATGCGCATGCGCTCTagagctggaggagctgaggaggatTTGGCTGATCGCAGGTCAGTTTATGTGTCTTCCACTAAAGAGGCACGAAGACAGGAGGATCATCAGCAAAAGGGCCAGGAAGgcaaagaatgaatgaatgaatgaatgaatatattgCAGGTTGTagtgcatgtgcatgtgatATCGTGATATAGCAGATAtcatggtgtacaaatatggaacaccaaaataaacatcatcaagagctcgttatcctcAGAACATtcttaaaaggaaattatcatcacatttaatcaatgatgtctaattatcttttgataagttttcttttcttctatactgttttttgtatgtttttcattgtttttattggattgttttccactctttgtttatttattttttgcacattttatgtacttcttgttgttgtttaacttttgtcgtatttttaaaattatgttagtttagatctgtcttccttttttgttatagtttttttcctttgcatataagcctgtggcttattgacctctcctgacacatttcttgtttgttttttcattgactggattttgtgcagttttatatatgtgcaaataaataaatacatttaaaaaataaataaatattgtatattataaattgtatattataaataataatttgcgcatataagaaaatataacaaatagtcaatatggttaagataaatatgtaagtaatgaattggtattgtgattaagttatattataagtaatgaattggtattctggattgataacaaatttatattttgataaggataattatatcaataattaatttatatttctgtatgacacagattaaaggtaataattatagttagaataattataaataataataattatagttagacaaatttaggaaaatttaataagagtatatgtatggctcaataaggaagctggttaatatttaatagttgacttatggagaaggggtgggattaaataaatttatacttcttctcactccttttcgaatatgtaaatcaaggcatcaagtgttgacaatttacttttcttatgcttttcattgtatgtaaatactacttgcttctgactgtccacttgttggtatgatcattctttttctttatttttcttttctttttttgtattctacatgttcgaaatcaattttgaaatgaatgaatgaatgaatgaatacataaataaaataagtaaaaataaaaatgactctttttttgtttgtactaTTTCAAAAGACTACCTACACTTTTTACAGAAGGAAAATGAACTGAGCAGAAAGCTTCTTTAAACAGGTGAATTTATTGTCAGTCTGGCTTTGACTCTATTAAATGGAAGACAtaagctaaaaaaaatattcattaagATAAATGTGATTAAAAGTCATTTTCAAGTAAGTAAAAACTGTGATAATAATCTGCTTAATGTTTCAGTTAATACTACAATTTTCATCATGTATCACAGATATTATCAGATCATTTAAATACCAAAATCCCATAATGTGAATTGTAAAACAATGTGATGCAACTGCCTCTGAGCTCAGACTCAAATGACTTCATCATTTCAGAGGCAACTGGAATAAAAGAAAGCTCAGTATCATTTCCATGTTCCacagaacaaaaaataaatctgtgcaatattaatacactgaatgtgaatacctctatctgtgcaatatatccttgatgcaatatacgcCTCAAGTGCaacattgtttacattttatttattacatctaccctacctattttacaagtgcaattacctctgtttacattacatctatttttatattttatacttctagtgtaacacttctgttcatatttatttattacatctactttacctgttttatttactttataactgtgtgtgttttacctgttatatgttttatctgcctcatcttgtcaagtatttgttttaaagcactgaccagaagtgttaactgtgaatctcgttgtatttaatacaatgacaataaagctttctattctattctattctattccatgtgtgttttttctttattcccTTCTGcatcatcatttcatcattcTTTCAAATCACAGATTTTCAGACAGCATAAAGAAACTGAACTGGGATTTGGATCTTTCATACTCAAATTTGTCTACAACCTGCCATTATTGATAGCCtacattttataaatgtttacaataaaaacaaatcagttaTTCTAAGTTTGCCTTAGTACCTATAAATCCCTGATGAGAGCTGCTCCACAGTGTCAACGGAAGGAAGAAAACGTTATGTAAACAGTTTTATCTTGATAAGAAAGCTGCTTCTCCGCCTAGGATCACACCCACCATCCACCATGCCTTCACCCTCAAAACCCCAACAAACAAGTTGTcacacagagtccagaccaagAAGTGCACACTTATAAAAGATCACAATCtacatatttaatcacaaagTGGCGAGATTTAAAAGGAAACTCCTGCTGAGAACACGAGATGACTGTGAGGAGACTCTGACAGGGTAAGTTGCATCAATGGTGCAAAATGAAATTGCATATATTTTACAgctgcactgttaagaattccccagtaaaataacagtaaagaactggcagcagggttgcctttatgttactgtaaaattaacattattatactgtcgctgaaatttacagctttgtaatgttaatgaaaaatacagtttgaactgttatttttgtattaattttacagttaatttactgtttaaagatacattatatagctgtttttcacctttcttttacattatcttactgatttgttttaatgcactatttaggttgtatttgttacatacattttaataaacattatttttttgccctaaatgaatagacttagcaggttacagacataggaatagtcacaataaatacagttaaaggcacttgttaggaaaaaggctataatagacttgttgacactttccCCAAAATGTGTATCTccagctggctacaagcacagaatgcaaaccataacaacatgtcagtgaagaacaataaagctaattcactgattttacaatcatgtacaatgtacaagcctcacatgagcagatcaggtcccagaattcaagaaatactgcatgaaactgttactgatgatactttagacagttgatcagcagtaaagtgatgttttttaagaatgcattatagttcagttaaaaaacggcttATGagtgtaatttaacaggttttctttttttgctgatattttttttcatatttaaaaaaagattttctcTCATAACTTAATATTTTCCTGATGTTTTACCAACGTTTTTCAGGtagtttactaatatttttgggatattttactaaGAGTTTTCGGATATTTTACCAAGATTTTGTCTGATaacttattaatatttttcagatattttacaaatgttttttgGATATGTTACTAATATTGTTTAGGATGttttactgatattattttaaatttgtttttaaattgtctGATGCTTTACTAatctttttttgcatattttactAAGATTTTGTCTgatcatttattaatattttttacatattttactaaggtttttaggatattttactgatattgtttggatttttttactattttttattttaccaatATTTAAGGTGGagcttttgtattaacagtaaagcactgttttttttttagcaataacaggttaatactgttgaaatcctgctgtaaattaacagcaattatTTACAGTGTGAGATGTAATAGTACAGTAAGTAGGTGGTCTTTGAAGAGCACTCAGGAAACTGTTCTGAATAGATACTTTGCTTTAGGGACCAGTTAAGCGTTATTACTATACTACCAAAACTAAAGCATGACACAGGAATATCAGTTTCAGACAGTTTCTTGttcagaagacattttgacatgccATAGCATGAAAATCACAGCTGTGATTACAGTAATAACATGATGAAATGGCTGCATTGCATTAAGGTGTTTGGAACTGAgttattaattcatgtttttacCTACACCTTCTCCTGCTATGACAATTTTGTccatttaatttgtattatacAAAACGTCTGATTGCTGCATGCCCTTATGCTGTTGGACCCATTCTTATAGCTTTGGAAATTATTCATTAAATTGAAAATTGTTCTTGTTAagtttataataatttaatataactCAAAAAACTATTTGTTTAGAAATGTCCAAAGGGATGGATGGACTCTAACTCTAAATGCATCTTTTAATACTATGTATTAAAGATGAAGAGAGATGAAGTGCTCAacttgtaattattttttttactattcacCTCATTCAGTTTCTAACATATGGTAAAGACTTCAGTAATTCAGTGTTCTCAATGTCTACTATCCTGAAAATGTCTCCTTTCTCTGATGGATGTTTGTCCTATAGCTCCCTAAAGTAGTCTCATTTTTCATTCTCAGAGAGATGTCTTATCCCAGTAAGGAGTTAATGGAGCATATTCCACATGTTCCTCATCTGGCTCTGCACAGCTTCTCTATGAAGAACAGTGGAGCTCACTACAAGGATGCACTTCTACATGGACTGCCTTTCCACCTGGACGCTGCATACCTGGACCCAGTGCACGGTCAGATGTCACCCTGCAGACGGTTAACCTATCTCCCCTTCCACATCCCTCTCGGTGTGTGTGATTACTCCTTCGAGCCTGCGTTTATCCGCAAGAGGAACGAGAGGGAGCGTCATCGGGTGCGCTGCGTCAACGAAGGTTACGCGCGGCTCAGAGAGCGTCTGCCGCAGGAGTTAGAGGACAAAAAGCTCAGCAAAGTGGAGACACTGCGAGCTGCTATCGACTATATCAAACACCTGCAGAGACAGCTGGACTTGAACGTGTCCGGGATGGAGACGTCACTTGGAGACGTGCGTAAGAGGACAGACTGCAACAGTGATGGAGAATCCAAAACTGGCCTCAGCGACAGTGGGGAGATGGTTTACTagctctgactctctctctgtgtgtgtgatctacTGTTCACTAATTAAACTGTAAAGAGAGTAAAACATGACAAATTGATCAAATTCCACTGTCTGATTTTATTCTACAGTCtgtaggcaaggcaaggcagctttatttgtagagcacatttcagcaataacataaacattaaagaacattgcgacaaagtgcaaaagaacattaagacataattaaaacagttataaaaacataaaagattagaaaataaaaacaagctaaaaataaaagctaggatagaagttaaaatagaatataacacacaagagtaaaatctctagtgcagtataagatcattatctgctTTAATAAAAgacagcaaacaggaaagtttgaagctttggagcttgttccagatatttagtgcataaaaactgaatgcttcttctgcatgtttagttgtgactctggggacactaagcagacctgatccagatgacctgagaaatctggatggttcataacatagcagaagatcagaaatatattttggccctaaaccattcagtgctttgtaaaccagcaggagtattttgaaatcaattctctgagagagacagggagccagagacctcagaactggactgatgtgatccactttcttggtcttagtgaggactctagcagcagcaggttctgaatcagctgcagctgtctgatccatTTTTTTAGAAAGACTAGTAAAGACGccattacagtagtcaagtcagctgaagataaatgcatggactagtttttccaagtctgtacatttatttatgtagggAGCTATAGGACAAACACCCATCAGAGAAAGGAAATATTTTCAGGATAGTAGACATTGAAAACACTGAATTACTGAAGTCTTTATCATATGTTAGAAACTGAATGAGgtgaatagtaaaaaaaaaaatgacaagttgAGCACTTCATCTCTCTTCTACTTTAATACATAGTATCAAGGGATGCATTTAGAGTTAGAGTTAGAGTCCATCCATCCTTTTGGATATTTCTAAACAAATAGTTTTTTGagttttattaaattattatgaacaattttcaattttcaatttAATGAATCATTTCCCAAACTATAAGAATGGGTCCAACAGCATGCGGGCATGCAACAATCAGACTTTTTggataatacaaattaaatagaCAGGAGAAGGTGTAGgtaaaacatgaattaataacTCAGTTCCCCACACCTTAATGCAATGCAGCCATTTAATCATGTTATTACTGTAATCACAGCTGGGATTtccctgctatgacatgtcaaaatgtcttctgaaCAAGGCTTATTCTGTCTGAAACTGATATTCCTGTGTCATGCTTTAGTTTTGGCAGTTCAGTATTAACGCTTAACTGCATGGTCCCTAAAGCACAGTGTCTATTCAGAAGAGTTTCCTGGGTGCTCTTCAAAGACCacctacatactgtactattACATCTCAGGGTTCTCAGGAAGTCTTTCTCCTCTAATAGctcgagtgtgtgtgtttatacttCCCACCTCCGCTGACCTGCACGGAAACAGCTCACAGTTTctgtaaaacaaaagtaaacatGATATTGTATACAAGTAAAAGGGGTTTGGAGAGACCAGCAGGTCAAGTGAACCGTGCCAGTACGGGAGAATGGCATTGACAGCCACAGAGGCGTGACATGTACCCATAACAAAAGGTGTTTGGCTGTGCAGTTTGTGAATCAGACCCAATAATTAGCCAAGTGCTGGTAGCCTGAGCTTGATGGTTCAGTGGCACTCTGAAGATATGAGAACATGAAGCTACTTTAAATGAAAGCCTCCACCATAATGGATGTTTTTCTCCCGGGCTGATTCTAATCAGATTCCTTGCAGGCATTGCTCTATTTCACCGGAAAGGTTGTTGCTAATGGGAATCATCTGGATCATTTCAATTTATTTCTTCCTGCCTTCCTTATCAATTTGTGAATCTGTCAAAACATGTACCACAAAACGTGTTGTCTTAAACCAATAGACACAACAAAATGCCCTTTTACTGCATACAGTCTTCTATCAAATCTATTTACCTTCTCTGGTGATGACTGTAAGCTTGTGGCCAGGTATTCAGACTGACAACAACAACTCCTCCACACATAAAGACACAGGTCCACCATGGGCCCTGGAGTAAACACACACTAGTAGACCATCTTCTGGGGATGAGCATACAAAATAGGAGTCTGATGAGGGATATGAAGCATAAACAATGACAACAagtcaaaagaaaaaagtagATTAATTACTCAAGATGGAGCAGAGATTGGTTTGTTGAAATGGGAAAAGAAGAGCTAAAATAGTATGATCAGAGAGCACCTGTTAATGTACGTCTTCTCTGTGTAAGGCTGCAGATTTGTGCAAACATGCAAGATGACTTGGATAGATAAAGTTTATCAGTTGAAGTTAAGATCCGTGCGGGACCACCGGGAAAGGCTGCTGCGACGTGTCGAGACAGAGAGCCCACATTCAGAGGCGGAAACTGCGAGTAACAGGACACACAGTGATGCAGGGCTGTCCCCTGTACACTGAAAACATATTGATGCACTTCAGCTTAAAGAAGTCTCTTTGCTGTAGTGGAAGTTGTATTTCACTGCACATTTACTTTATCAGTGCTGAAACTCAACATATCTATTTGGGATTATATTTTTTGTCATCATATTTACAACCCAACATTTCCAGTAGATGCTATACATTAGTGATTTAACCTGTGGCCTATTGATTCAAGTGTTGCGTAATGCTGTTTACATTGCATTAGTGGGGAAAACACTATAACTAATTATAAGCTACACCAGCAAACTACttcttaagtaaaagtgcaGAAGTATTggcaacaaaatgtacttaaagtatcaaaagtgaaagtactcattatgcagtgttatatattgtattatcgtATAATTATTGTTGATGTTGATCAAGGTGGAACACGTTTATATACttttggtagtttaatctacagaaatacatcatattttatgaacTGAttttatatacatacttttaatttgaaaagtaaCCAGTAATAACAACTGTGGAAAACAATGTGGTGGagtaatatttccctctgaaatgtggtggagtagaattataaagtaacataaaatggaaatactcgagcaaagtacaaatacctcaaaatgACGAGTGAATGTACTGTTGGTATCCACCACACATATTGCACTGTATTGaaaggtgtttctgttattttgtccaccccctaCACCTCGCAAGAGTATAAATTGTACTCAAACGCTGACAATCTAACCTTATGCAAATATAATAAATCCTAATGTTGTTACATCAGGAGgaaaaaagattattattatcgtCATTATAAGATTAACTGCAAATTCCTGTTATGTTAACAGCTTATGTTGTTAATGGCTTCCGATTAACCATCAAGGTGCACAATGACAGCAGGGCTCGGCTATAATAAAGTCAGTTACTGACTAATTGCAGCAACATTATCATGTCAGTCAGGTTATTCAACGCTTCAGCAAAACTGGTTTGTACTGAAAAGAACACTCAGAAGCAAATGATGCATCTTTTActgtaatttattaatttaaatacatatttacaagTGGCTAAAAGTTAGTGACTGTGTGACATGAGGTGAAATGCAGGTTTGCAGtacagctcagtgtgtgtgtgtgcatgtgtcttgGCAATCAGAGGGCCCGCAGTTCATTGAGCTTTACCAGGAGAGCGCCTTTTTCCAATTCCAACTTGGAGATCTGACGATTCTTGTTACTCACCTCCTGTTAAAGGAGGAAAATGTGGCCAAATATCATACAGACGCAAACAGACTAAGGATTTTTGAACATCATTCTCTGTTTGTAAAGAGCAATTAAAGGGGAAAACACTCATTATGTCAAAAGAAATAGATACAAAATAGGACTTTAAAAAAAGGTGTTGAAGCCCTTTAAGGCTTACAGTAAATCAATTTACTTAGCTTACAACATTTTCTGTCCTCCTTACCTGAGTCAGTACTGTGTTGTGCCAGCGGAGGTCACTGTCCGCCACTGCGTCATGAAGAGAAGGGTTGCTGCCACTGGTGACATTGGGCTCACTCATCACAGAGCCCAGAGAACCATTCACTCGCTGGATACGAGACCTGAGGAGGCAGGACCGAGCCTGTAGATGTACAGACaggtggtgtgtttgagtgACAGTAGATTGAGTAAAGTCAGTGAGGTCCTGAACCTAGCCCTGCCTCGTACCTCTGTTGAACCTTCCTGGCAGCAGCCGACCCCGCTTTTGGTCTCGGTGTTGTCCTGCCTGGCTCTgttctcctccagctgctggAGGTACCAGTGACGGGTCTTCTCCAGGATCTCCAGACCAGAGCTCAGAGCGTCCTTCTCCTTCTCTAGATCCCTCAGACGTCTAACCTGCAGCGGGAAGAACACAGCTCCATCAGGTTCGCGTGAATTTTGAGTTGTAACCCCAAACTGAAATTCTCCTTCATCATCCAGGAA includes:
- the LOC141761791 gene encoding suppressor APC domain-containing protein 1 encodes the protein MACHPPGSGSYTVVIIPFRTSLCSLDALRFYLWVRRLRDLEKEKDALSSGLEILEKTRHWYLQQLEENRARQDNTETKSGVGCCQEGSTEARSCLLRSRIQRVNGSLGSVMSEPNVTSGSNPSLHDAVADSDLRWHNTVLTQEVSNKNRQISKLELEKGALLVKLNELRAL